The genomic interval AATAAATTCATTCATACGTTTTCGAATTAACTCTCCACTATGAGGGAAAGAATCTTTTTTCCCCAATATTTAGTAAATAAAAATGTATGCCTTTTTCGAGTCCTTACCGAAAAAGGTGATGCTTTAAATGCAGACGTAATTATTGCAAGAAACAGCGTATTACAAGACATTGACAAAAATTTACTACTGTTTTGGTGTCGTGTGTAGTCAACAAAAACAGGAGCTATTCCAATACCTATTCCTTTTTATATTTTTCTATCAAATAAGGTTTTTGTTTTTCAAACTCCATTGCCTGTAATTCTATGATGTCTTCTGCTTCTGTGGAATCCATTTCCTTCACTTCACGGCAATATGATGCTGTTCGTCCGAAATAGAGGGGCGTTAACATGTCAACAAGCCGCCTTCTGTTCCTTTGCCAGTGGTTATACGTAAAGGCAAAGTCGCACAATATCCTTGCCCAAAGGTCTGAAGGGAAATGTATCTCTCCGGTTTTGTTGAAATCTATTGAAATATCATATAAACGGTTAAAATTCTCAGCATCAAGTATCTGTTCATAAAAGGGTTCAAATTGTTCAAACCCATCGCTGAATTCTGCCAGTAATTTTGTAAAATTAACCGATACAGGCTCAACCTTTGCCGCCTCGCCGGTAATTCCAACGGTTTCTATATCCACAGTCTTTTCCGCTTGTTTCCACTTTGATTCATATTTACTCATCAGATAATATAAAGTACTGATAACCTGCTGAAACATGGGGCCAAGGTCCGCCGCCGGGTCTTTTGCATTATGAACCTTTGTTCCCAAATGCGCCTGCACGATTTTAAACCCTTCATTAAGGGCAGTAGTAGTCATCCAGACGTCTATTCCGAAACGGGCAACATCTGACTCCCACACATCCTCGTTTACATAATATGCCGCCAGGTCGCCGCAAAATCCAAAATCTCCGCCAATGGGCTGCCGGATTTTTGCGCCATATAAAGCACGGGTAAGCGGATAAACAATGTTGTTTGTAATGGTGCCATCATATTTATGGCGAAGATATAAAGGGGCAACAAAACCTGCCTGTTTGTTTATAATGGGGTCAGCAAGCATCTTAATCCATTCCGGTGTAATGCTCCTCAAATCAGCATCAACAACAACGATGGCGTCTGCCTTCAATAATTGGGCAACCTCGAAAATTGCCCGGAATGCCGTTCCCTTTCCAG from Candidatus Kuenenia stuttgartiensis carries:
- a CDS encoding glycosyltransferase, whose translation is MINLKKKYSSAVRQNVHMWISKMQEVDIIVGIPCYNCEDTISHVVAVSAEGLKKYYPDKKCAVFVSDGGSLDDTREKAYSATIPDGIERRVTIYRGTPGKGTAFRAIFEVAQLLKADAIVVVDADLRSITPEWIKMLADPIINKQAGFVAPLYLRHKYDGTITNNIVYPLTRALYGAKIRQPIGGDFGFCGDLAAYYVNEDVWESDVARFGIDVWMTTTALNEGFKIVQAHLGTKVHNAKDPAADLGPMFQQVISTLYYLMSKYESKWKQAEKTVDIETVGITGEAAKVEPVSVNFTKLLAEFSDGFEQFEPFYEQILDAENFNRLYDISIDFNKTGEIHFPSDLWARILCDFAFTYNHWQRNRRRLVDMLTPLYFGRTASYCREVKEMDSTEAEDIIELQAMEFEKQKPYLIEKYKKE